The DNA segment TATGACCCAGGTCCTTGAAGGCACGCCCGATCATCGCGACCAGTTCATGACCAAGGCCGAGCATGCATTGAACGACCAGTTCACCCCGTGCTGCTCACGTGCCAAAACACCGCGTCTGGTCCTGGATCTCTGACTTTCCCACTCTAACAACAGCATCGGAAAAGCCTATGAACACCTCAACCAAAGAGCTGGCCTATGAGGTCGGCAAGCAATCCACCCTGCCCAAATTTCCACTCGATCAGTGGTATGTCGCGGCGCTGGGCTGGGAGCTGAAAGACAAACCGGTCGGCCGCACACTGTTGAATAAAGCGGTGGTGCTGTTTCGTACAGCGGACGGGCAAGTCGCTGCTCTGGAAGATCGCTGCTGCCACCGGGCGCTGCCACTCTCCAGCGGCACACTGGAAAGCGGTGGGCTTCGTTGTGGATACCACGGGCTGCTGTTCGATTCTGCAGGCAAGTGCATCGAGATTCCGGGTCAGGAAAAAGTGCCCGGCAAGGCCAAGGTCGCCCTGTTTCATGTCCGCGAGCGTGACCAGATCGTCTGGGTCTGGTTTGGCAGCGAGTCGCACCCGGAGCCGACCTGCGAACCGCCCGAGTACAACGTGCACAGCAGCGGCAAGTATCTGTTTGACGGTGACGTGTACCACTACGACGCGCCCTACCAGCTTATTCACGACAACCTGATGGATCTCAGCCATCTGGGTTATGTGCATCTGAAGACGATTGGTGGCAATGCCAACGTTCATATGCATGCGCAAATGACCGTGCAAAGCGAAGGCGATGTGGTCAAGGTCATCCGTCACATGCCCAACTCGACACCGCCGCCCACCTACTCTGCCGCCTACCCGTTCAAGGGAAACATCGATCGTTGGCAAGAGATCGAGTTTCATGTCAGCCACCTGCGCATCTGGACGGGCGCCGTTGACGCCAACACAGAGTCTCTGCAAGACCCTGAACGCGGCGGATTTCACATGCGTGGGTTCCATGGCGTCACACCCGAGACCGAAAATACAACCCACTATTTCTGGTCGATGGCCACCAACCCCGAAAGCAATCATGCAGAGGTCAAGGCAAAGGTCATCGAACAAACCGCGCTGACCTTTGATGAAGACAAAATCATCATTGAGGCCCAGTACAAGAACATGTGCCGATTCGGCGAACGCCCCATGATCGATATCCATGTCGACGTCGGCGCAAATCGGGCGCGCAAAATCATTGAGCGCCTGCGCCAATCCGACCCGGCATGAGGCCGCTACACCTGCCCCGCCCCCGTCTGCAAGTCCAACGGCAGACTGACTGAAATGAGATGAAAGCAACGCCTTTGTGACTCGTCGAGAAACTGAGGTGCTGGTTAACCCGTGCGTGCTGTTTAAACAACAATAAAAGGTATAGCGCTATGTGTAAGCAATCTTCCCGATTTATCGGGCAGGCTTCGGCCGCCTTGCTTTTGCTCAATTCATTGCCATTGAACAAGGAGGTTTGACGATATGGACAAGTCAATTGGGCAACTAATGGACGAAAAACCCATGGTCAGTTCTCAATGGGGCGTGATCGCTCTTTGCATCCTGATCAACATGCTCGACGGCTTCGACGTGCTGGTAATGGCCTTCACCGCCGCGTCGGTTTCGGCAGACTGGGGACTCAACGGCATCCGCGTCGGCTACCTGCTCAGTGCCGGATTGGTCGGCATGGCAATCGGCTCGTTGTTTATTGCGCCCTGGGCGGACCGGTTCGGCAGACGCCCGCTGATCATGCTCTGCGTGAGCATCGCCGGACTGGGTATGCTCGCCTCCTCTCAAGCAAACAGTTTCGAAACACTCGCCATTCTGCGGCTGATTACGGGGCTTGGCATTGGTGGGGTTCTGGCCAGCAGTTACGTGATTGCCGGCGAATACGCCAACAAAAAATGGCGCGGGCTGGCAATCAGTTTGCAGTCGACGGCCTACGCGCTGGGTGCAACGATTGGCGGGATCATTGCCGCTCAGATCATCCCGACCCAAGGATGGCGCTCGGTGTTTCTGTACGGCGGCATCACCACGCTCTCGACACTGCCGCTGCTGTTTCTCTGGCTTCCAGAGTCACTTGCCTTTCTGACGTCTCGCCAACCGGTCGGCGCCCTGGCCAAGATCAATAAACTGCTGGTACGCGTAAAACTGAACACCATCAGCGCGCTGCCCACCGTTAACGACACCAGCCGTGCGCGCATGCGCGATACGGTAGCCGAATTGTTTTCACCGGCACTGCTGCGTTCAACCTTGCTGATCTGGCTGGCCTTCTTTCTGGTGATGTTCGGCTTCTACTTTGTGCTGAGCTGGACGCCCAGGCTACTGGTCTCGGCCGGCCTCTCCAACGCCCAAGGCATCACGGGCGGTGTACTGCTTAACATGGGCGGCATCGTCGGCACGACCGTCATCGGGCTGCTGGCTGCCCGCTACCCACTGGCTCGCCTGCTGATGCTGTACCTCATCATCAATGCGCTGTTGCTCGCGCTGTTCGTCCAGTTCACCCACAACCTCACACTGGCCTTTGCCGTGGCACTGGCCATCGGCGTATTCGTCAACGGCTGCGTCGCCGGGCTGTATGCCCTTGCCCCGTCTTTCTACAGCGCGTCACAGCGGGTAACAGGCCTGGGCTGGGGAATCGGCATGGGCCGTATCGGGGCCATCCTCTCACCGTTGGTTGCCGGTCACTTGATCGACGCCAACTGGAGCCCGTCGAAGCTCTACATCTTGTTTGCCAGCGCCTTCGTTCTGGCCGCGCTGGTGGTCTGGGGCCTCAAGCGCCGGGCAACGGCGCGCCTGGCACCGGCCAGCGCCAACTGACTGAACTGACAAAAACAAGAAATCAGGATGCTCGCAATGACTAACCGTATGAGTTGCCCCCAGCTGTTGAGCATGGGCGCGCTGGGCGTGTGTGTGTCTTTCTGCGCCGAGGCAGAACTGCTGAAGGATTCAACCGTGACATTAATGTCACGCAACTTTTATCTGGACCGTGATTACAAGGGTGCCACACCGTACGCCGAAGCCAGGGAATGGGCGCAGGGTTTCATCCTCAAGGCCCACTCCGGCTTCACCGAAGGCCCCATTGGGCTGGGCCTGGACCTGACCGGCATGCTGGGTCTGAAGCTCGACTCGTCACCCGACAGAACCGCAACCCAGCTATTGGCCTTTAACCCGCAGACCCGACAGGCGCGTGACGAATACTCAGAGCTGGGGGCGGCACTCAAAGCCAGGGTTTCCAAGACCCAACTCTCGGTAGGCACACAATTTCCCAACCTGCCGGTCCTCACCGGCAGCCCTGCGCGCCTGCTTCCACAAACCTTCCGGGGCGCCTATTTACAGTCAGGTGACATCAAGGATTTATCACTGCATCTGGGGCGAATGGACCGAGTGAACATGCGCGACTCCACGGACTACCAGCCCATCTCGATCGCCTCTCCCAATGGCCGCTTTCGGCCCGGCGCCTCTTCGCAAGAGTTTGATTTCATCGCCGGTGATTACAAGTGGTCCGACGCGCTGACGCTGCGTTACAACCACGCCAAACTCGACAACATCTATCAACAGCATTTTTGGGGGCTTTTGCACACGCTGCCCATCGGTCCGGGCCTGTTGAAAACTGACCTGCGCATTTTTGATAGCCGTGAGGATGGGCGCGCAGAATCTGGCCGGGTGGATAACCGGAGCACCGGGTTGATGTTCACCTACCAGATGGGCGCACACAGCTTCGGCCTGGGTCACATGCGCCAGACCGGTGACACCGCCATGGTCTACCTCGCAGGTGGCGAGCCCAATGTGTTGAGCGACGGGACAATGAGTGCGGACTTCGTCAACCCGAAGGAGCAGACCTGGGCGCTACGCTACGACTACGATTTCGCCGGGCTGGGCATTCCCGGCCTCAGGGCCATGGCGCGCTACCTGCACGGCAGTCACATCAATCTCCCGGCACTCGGGGGGGATGACTTATCGGAGTCGTCCAAGGATTTCGAGCTGTCCTATGCAGTGCAGTCAGGCCCTGTGAAGGGGCTGGCGCTGCGGCTGCGGCAGAATTTCTACCGCAGCGACCTGAGTTCGGCTGCCACGTTCAGAAGTGACAACGAAACCCGCGTGAACATCGATTACACCTGGAAGCTTTGGTAACCATGCGCTGCCATTGGCGCAAGGTCTGACCCACGCCACAACAACCCCCGGCATCAGGCTGGGGATTGTCGCTTTCAAGGTGACAGTAAAACGCTTTTCAGCCGATTTATCCCGTTCAGGTAAATCCTTAATCTGTGCCCAGGTTGAACACAGCGCTGAACCCAGCGCACTGACTCAACAACTTACTCAAAACCTCTCAGATAAAGGACTTACCCCA comes from the Pseudomonas sp. StFLB209 genome and includes:
- a CDS encoding aromatic ring-hydroxylating dioxygenase subunit alpha, coding for MNTSTKELAYEVGKQSTLPKFPLDQWYVAALGWELKDKPVGRTLLNKAVVLFRTADGQVAALEDRCCHRALPLSSGTLESGGLRCGYHGLLFDSAGKCIEIPGQEKVPGKAKVALFHVRERDQIVWVWFGSESHPEPTCEPPEYNVHSSGKYLFDGDVYHYDAPYQLIHDNLMDLSHLGYVHLKTIGGNANVHMHAQMTVQSEGDVVKVIRHMPNSTPPPTYSAAYPFKGNIDRWQEIEFHVSHLRIWTGAVDANTESLQDPERGGFHMRGFHGVTPETENTTHYFWSMATNPESNHAEVKAKVIEQTALTFDEDKIIIEAQYKNMCRFGERPMIDIHVDVGANRARKIIERLRQSDPA
- a CDS encoding MFS transporter; amino-acid sequence: MDKSIGQLMDEKPMVSSQWGVIALCILINMLDGFDVLVMAFTAASVSADWGLNGIRVGYLLSAGLVGMAIGSLFIAPWADRFGRRPLIMLCVSIAGLGMLASSQANSFETLAILRLITGLGIGGVLASSYVIAGEYANKKWRGLAISLQSTAYALGATIGGIIAAQIIPTQGWRSVFLYGGITTLSTLPLLFLWLPESLAFLTSRQPVGALAKINKLLVRVKLNTISALPTVNDTSRARMRDTVAELFSPALLRSTLLIWLAFFLVMFGFYFVLSWTPRLLVSAGLSNAQGITGGVLLNMGGIVGTTVIGLLAARYPLARLLMLYLIINALLLALFVQFTHNLTLAFAVALAIGVFVNGCVAGLYALAPSFYSASQRVTGLGWGIGMGRIGAILSPLVAGHLIDANWSPSKLYILFASAFVLAALVVWGLKRRATARLAPASAN
- a CDS encoding OprD family porin — protein: MGALGVCVSFCAEAELLKDSTVTLMSRNFYLDRDYKGATPYAEAREWAQGFILKAHSGFTEGPIGLGLDLTGMLGLKLDSSPDRTATQLLAFNPQTRQARDEYSELGAALKARVSKTQLSVGTQFPNLPVLTGSPARLLPQTFRGAYLQSGDIKDLSLHLGRMDRVNMRDSTDYQPISIASPNGRFRPGASSQEFDFIAGDYKWSDALTLRYNHAKLDNIYQQHFWGLLHTLPIGPGLLKTDLRIFDSREDGRAESGRVDNRSTGLMFTYQMGAHSFGLGHMRQTGDTAMVYLAGGEPNVLSDGTMSADFVNPKEQTWALRYDYDFAGLGIPGLRAMARYLHGSHINLPALGGDDLSESSKDFELSYAVQSGPVKGLALRLRQNFYRSDLSSAATFRSDNETRVNIDYTWKLW